A single window of Mycosarcoma maydis chromosome 1, whole genome shotgun sequence DNA harbors:
- a CDS encoding uncharacterized protein (related to deubiquitinating enzyme ubh1): MSFNWKGLLGVNQTSTSSSLGSPGTSVSNNASPASSSNGTSHVTSTSGATTHTTASSISAGSTAMSPVGPRAPLNANPYSLTQPSAPSAPLFGGMMPGSTSHHSTSYIPSSSSTTQSSVISRKPSEIPVNAAEGGGYLLGMENFGNTCYVNSVIQSLYFCRPFRDSVLSYKPSGRDRSGSDLSSTGGVHSVGDLASRTPPDTATQVIDGVPPSDTLFASLRDLFEVIQQSGYQKALSSPTRSTAPAPLPLASPISPSPPATGTAEYPSIARKTSIRGRPSTAGASSARVGAGNHLVSSASVGAGATAAQAIPIMPNSVAGSGPPNLSISTSSAGTLASGFPSVDSGAVKSFLTTLKRENVLFDSTMHQDAHEMLNFVLNKVGEDLIDADKAKSRVKSQSRDAYPNSRNMRNGSDKTVDVQRKRNVMEVAPNGKTCVHRLFEGVLTNETRCLTCETVTSRDECFLDLSIDIDKNSSVTSCLRQFSASEMLRSRNKFFCDSCSGLQEAEKRMKIKKLPNVLALHLKRFKYEETVQRYVKLAYRVVFPLELRLFNTSDDAEDPDRLYELCAIVVHIGAGPHHGHYVAVIKVGGRWVQFDDDVVTYIDEAELTKYYGDRPGLGSAYVLFYQAVDLDFEGLGLEDPALQASTQQRVVAGAASEARGRAGLKVPGGADPRSNISPDRSGAAATANQTRLNSVTEGSPLVSAGTGQPEAQGGNSWFGSFRKRAGSQSRRRPKTMSSMDVVTGGLSGLPELSASTAHGDLARQAVAEVDSTTPDNASVSTHSTTANDAASRVTPIKTSSSMPPATEHSALPSMHPLPSRTDSPSAGTEAAAPMRNALLPMTTASASVLDANATRATTESPSESKYVRMMANQSDAAANRETREQNLRRGEMNRRARAASEGFPSSGILSEAAISSGPFVTGPKDGTRVLLTPTAVVPNTLAASSSIAPQREASSGSGFAPLERFLSSKTQKSQAKMARRASSSYTPLSPTTDKGERKEGMLLNLFNSSSPSASSAAQSKRNSMQHLSNGSTNVVGGAEDTGLPTRKSSISTRTFSKTFGFGRKS, translated from the coding sequence ATGTCGTTTAACTGGAAAGGCCTTTTAGGCGTAAATCAGACTTCCACCTCCTCATCACTTGGCTCTCCTGGCACTTCTGTATCCAACAATGCCTCTCCCGCATCGAGCTCCAACGGCACAAGTCATGTCACATCGACTTCGGGCGCCACCACTCACACGACAGCTTCGTCCATATCGGCTGGCTCGACCGCCATGAGTCCAGTTGGACCGCGCGCACCGCTCAACGCCAATCCGTACTCTTTGACACAGCCCTCAGCCCCGAGCGCACCTCTGTTCGGAGGCATGATGCCCGGATCGACTTCACATCACAGCACCAGCTACATTccctcttcgtcctcaaCCACGCAGTCCTCGGTCATATCTCGTAAACCGTCCGAGATCCCTGTGAATGCAGCCGAAGGAGGAGGATATCTGCTTGGCATGGAAAACTTTGGCAATACGTGCTACGTCAACTCGGTAATCCAGTCGCTCTACTTTTGTCGTCCCTTCCGCGACTCGGTGCTCAGCTATAAACCTTcaggtcgagatcgatcCGGGTCGGATTTGAGCAGTACGGGTGGTGTCCACTCCGTCGGCgatctcgcttctcgcaCTCCACCAGATACTGCAACGCAAGTCATCGACGGCGTGCCTCCCTCGGATACTCTTTTTGCGTCGCTGCGCGACCTCTTCGAGGTTATCCAACAGTCAGGCTATCAGAAAGCATTGTCATCGCCTACCAGATCTACAGCTCCTGCTCCACTGCCCCTCGCGAGCCCCATTTCGCCTTCTCCTCCCGCAACAGGCACTGCAGAGTATCCGTCCATTGCCAGGAAAACTTCCATCCGTGGTCGCCCTTCTACCGCTGGCGCTTCCTCAGCCAGAGTCGGTGCAGGCAACCATCTCGtctcttctgcttctgttGGTGCCGGTGCTACAGCCGCTCAGGCCATCCCCATCATGCCTAATTCGGTCGCCGGTTCGGGACCGCCTAATCTGTCCATTTCGACCAGCTCAGCAGGCACGCTGGCCTCCGGCTTTCCTTCCGTGGACTCGGGTGCGGTCAAGTCGTTCCTGACTACGCTCAAGCGTGAGAATGTACTTTTCGACAGCACCATGCACCAGGATGCGCACGAGATGCTCAACTTTGTGCTCAACAAGGTCGGAGAAGATCTCATCGATGCTGATAAGGCAAAGAGCCGCGTTAAATCGCAAAGTCGCGATGCTTACCCGAATTCGAGGAATATGAGGAATGGCTCAGACAAGACGGTCGACGTGCAACGCAAGCGCAATGTTATGGAGGTGGCTCCTAATGGCAAGACATGCGTACATCGCCTTTTCGAAGGCGTATTGACCAATGAGACTCGCTGCCTCACTTGTGAGACCGTCACCTCTCGCGACGAGTGCTTCTTGGATCTTTCCATCGACATTGACAAGAATTCGTCTGTGACCTCCTGCTTGCGTCAGTTCTCAGCCTCGGAGATGCTGCGTTCGCGGAACAAGTTCTTTTGCGATTCATGCTCAGGCTTGCAGGAAGCAGAGAAACGCATGAAGATCAAAAAGCTTCCCAACGTGCTGGCGCTGCATCTCAAGCGTTTCAAGTACGAGGAGACGGTGCAGCGTTATGTCAAACTTGCCTATCGCGTAGTTTTCCCGCTCGAGCTTCGGCTTTTCAATACATCGGACGATGCCGAAGATCCGGATCGTCTATACGAGCTCTGTGCCATCGTGGTTCACATCGGCGCAGGCCCTCACCACGGACACTACGTTGCTGTAATCAAAGTTGGCGGTCGCTGGGTGCAgttcgacgacgacgtggtCACCTACATTGACGAGGCAGAGCTCACCAAGTACTACGGCGACCGCCCCGGTCTCGGAAGCGCTTACGTGCTCTTCTACCAGGCGGTCGATCTGGACTTTGAAGGCCTTGGCCTCGAGGACCCTGCGCTTCAAGCGTCAACTCAGCAGCGAGTCGTTGCGGGCGCAGCCAGCGAAGCTAGGGGCAGAGCCGGTCTCAAAGTGCCAGGTGGTGCCGATCCTCGCAGCAACATCTCGCCCGACCGATcaggtgcagctgcaaccGCAAATCAGACGCGTCTCAATTCGGTTACTGAAGGAAGCCCGCTTGTTTCTGCCGGTACGGGCCAGCCCGAGGCTCAAGGAGGAAACAGCTGGTTCGGGTCCTTCCGAAAACGCGCCGGCAGCCAGTCTCGGAGAAGGCCAAAGACCATGTCCTCCATGGACGTTGTCACGGGCGGTCTGTCTGGCCTACCCGAATTGTCAGCTTCGACCGCTCATGGCGACCTCGCGAGACAAGCAGTAGCCGAAGTGGACAGTACGACACCTGACAACGCCTCGGTTTCGACTCATTCGACTACCGCCAATGATGCTGCCTCCCGCGTAACACCTATTAAGACCTCATCGTCCATGCCTCCGGCTACAGAACATTCTGCTCTGCCATCGATGCACCCTCTTCCGAGTCGCACCGATTCGCCGAGCGCTGGAACAGAGGCTGCTGCACCGATGCGTAATGCCTTGTTGCCAATGACTACGGCATCAGCATCCGTCTTAGATGCCAACGCTACCCGTGCCACTACCGAGTCACCTAGCGAGTCCAAGTACGTACGCATGATGGCGAATCAGTCGGATGCTGCGGCCAACCGTGAAACTAGGGAGCAAAACTTGAGGCGTGGCGAAATGAATCGCCGTGCGCGTGCTGCTTCCGAGGGCTTTCCTTCGTCTGGTATTTTGTCAGAAGCGGCGATATCTAGTGGCCCGTTCGTAACCGGACCGAAAGATGGTACTCGAGTTTTGTTGACACCAACTGCGGTCGTTCCCAACACGCTGGCGGCGTCATCCTCGATAGCGCCACAACGTGAGGCGTCGTCAGGTAGTGGGTTCGCGCCTCTGGAGCGTTTCCTGTCATCCAAGACACAGAAGTCACAAGCGAAGATGGCACGAAGAGCATCATCGAGCTATACACCCTTGTCACCAACAACGGACAAGGGCGAGAGGAAGGAAGGCATGTTGTTGAATCTGTTCAATTCATCTTCGCCGTCGGCCTCGTCAGCGGCTCAGTCGAAACGCAACTCGATGCAGCACCTGTCCAACGGTAGTACGAACGTAGTCGGTGGAGCGGAAGATACAGGTCTTCCGACGCGCAAGTCTAGTATCTCGACGAGAACGTTCAGCAAGACGTTTGGGTTTGGTCGGAAGAGCTGA
- a CDS encoding uncharacterized protein (related to eIF3e - eukaryotic initiation factor 3 subunit E), translated as MAVKYDLTQTLLPYLDRHLGLPLLSHLAGSGIFSETDIAKAQYELAKNTSMVDYALQLYEQAYPNQPAPAEIEKQRENAIALNDKLGSEVDHVLEVIQDPSVASALKQDKAQNLQWLEEKYNLTSEQINALYRYGYFQFSCGNYGDASSYLYHFRVLSTDPVLTMSSHWGKLASDILVGEWEQALSELKLLREQLDSSAAHVTASYAQPSTSNGSSQNDDLTQEGLLKKRAWLLHWALFIFFNHPGGREQLVEMFLSPVYLNTIQTTCWWLLRYVVAALLLSRRTTRVYLVQQPAPATLMASVSGANVNKLSPQQAIKDIVNIIDSESYRIAGTDPIVDFLSKLFVDFDFEAAQEQLTLAEQVASKDFFLADFKDELVEACRVVISEAYCRIHSKVDIADLVKRLNLSKEDGEKWIVNLVRDTRADAKIDFKEGMVFMNPTHPPVYQTIIEKTRGFTFRTSAMGTAIDRKAHPPSLNNTHNLNGNDKRGNAGGRGGRGGQRNQGGQRDRSHAHNNEAKREGESASAEEAQQQQPAQAIAAN; from the coding sequence ATGGCCGTCAAGTACGATCTGACACAGACCCTTCTGCCCTACCTGGACCGACACTTGGGTCTACCTCTTCTTTCGCATCTCGCTGGATCTGGCATTTTCTCCGAGACCGACATCGCAAAGGCCCAGTATGAGCTCGCAAAGAACACCTCCATGGTCGACTATGCGCTCCAGCTTTACGAGCAGGCCTATCCCAACCagcctgcgcctgctgaGATCGAAAAGCAGCGAGAGAACGCCATTGCCCTGAACGATAAGCTCGGATCGGAAGTCGATCACGTGCTCGAGGTCATCCAGGACCCCAGCGTCGCCTCTGCGCTAAAGCAGGACAAGGCACAGAACTTGCAATGGCTCGAGGAAAAGTACAACCTCACCAGCGAGCAGATTAATGCCCTTTACCGATATGGATACTTCCAGTTCAGCTGCGGTAACTACGGAGATGCTTCCTCGTACCTCTACCACTTCCGTGTCCTCTCCACTGACCCTGTGCTGACCATGAGCTCGCACTGGGGTAAGCTCGCGAGCGATATTCTGGTTGGTGAATGGGAGCAGGCTCTCAGCGAGCTTAAGCTATtgcgagagcagctggacTCTTCCGCCGCCCACGTCACTGCCTCGTACGCCCAACCCTCGACCTCCAACGGCAGCTCTCAAAACGACGACTTGACGCAGGAAGGCCTcttgaagaagcgcgcATGGTTGCTTCACTGGGCTCTTTTCATCTTTTTCAATCACCCTGGAGGTCGAGAACAGTTGGTCGAGATGTTCCTTTCGCCCGTCTACCTCAACACTATCCAGACCACCTGCTGGTGGTTGCTCCGATACGTCGTTGCCGCCCTCTTGCTTTCGCGACGAACAACGCGCGTCTACTTGGTGCAGCAGCCTGCTCCTGCTACGCTCATGGCCTCTGTCTCGGGCGCAAACGTCAACAAGTTGAGCCCACAGCAGGCTATCAAGGACATTGTCAACATTATCGACTCGGAGTCGTACCGAATTGCCGGAACTGACCCCATTGTCGATTTCCTTTCCAAGCTCTTTGtcgactttgactttgAAGCCgcgcaagagcagctcACGCTCGCAGAGCAGGTGGCCTCCAAGGACTTCTTCCTCGCCGATTTCAAGGATGAATTGGTCGAGGCCTGCCGTGTTGTCATCTCGGAAGCTTACTGCCGGATCCACTCCAAGGTCGACATCGCTGACCTTGTCAAGCGACTCAACCTTTCTAAGGAGGACGGTGAGAAGTGGATCGTCAACCTCGTGCGCGATACGCGTGCCGATGCTAAGATCGACTTCAAGGAGGGCATGGTGTTCATGAACCCGACTCACCCTCCTGTTTATCAAACCATCATCGAAAAGACCCGAGGCTTCACCTTCCGAACTTCAGCCATGGGCACGGCAATCGACCGCAAGGCGCACCCACCTTCGCTCAACAACACACATAACCTTAATGGTAACGACAAGCGTGGCAATGCCGGCGGCCGTGGCGGTCGTGGTGGCCAACGCAACCAGGGTGGCCAGCGAGATCGCTCGCACGCCCACAATAACGAGGCTAAGCGTGAAGGCGAGTCGGCCTCTGCCGAagaggcgcagcagcagcaaccagcACAGGCCATTGCTGCCAACTAA